ACCTCACCTCCGAGGAGTTCCGGGACGAGGGCGGCGACGCGATCGCGGCGATCGCCGCCGAGCGCGGAATCGAACCGGTCGACGCCCTCTGTGAGGTGTTGCTCGCCGAGGACCTCGAGGCGTCGATGATCGCCCACGGGCTGGTTGAATCGGACGTCCGGGCGATCCTGCGCTCCGACCGCGTTGCGGTGGGCTCCGACGGCCTGTTCGGCGCCCGACCGCACCCCCGCGTCTACGGCACCTTCCCCCGGGTGCTCGGCCGCTACGTCCGCGAGGAGGACGTGCTCTCGCTCGAGGAGGCGGTCCGGAAGATGACCTCGCTGCCGGCGCGCGCGATGGGGCTCGACTCGAAGGGAGTGCTCCGGCCCGGTCTCGACGCGGACCTGGTCGTCTTCGATCCGGCGGTCGTCGCCGACAGGGCGACGTTCGACGACCCCGAGCGCCACCCGATCGGCGTCGAACACGTGATCGTCGACGGCACGCCGATCGTCTCGGACGGCGAGGACACCGGCGCCAGGCCGGGTCGCGCGATCCGCGCCTGAACCGTCCGCCGGCCCGACCGTCGTGACCGAAAGAACGTTAGTGCGTGGGGACAACCCTCGAGCACAATGCGAACGGTACGATTCGAAGACGAGACCGGCTACGCTCGCCGCGGCGAGTGGACCGACGACGGCATCGTCGCGAACGGTAACACGTACGATCCAGCTGAAGCGAACGTCCTGGCGCCCTCGGAACCGACGAAGATCATCTGTCAGGCCGGCGGCTACATGGACCACCGCGAGGAGTCGGGCTTCGACGACCGCCCCGACCGCCCCGAACTGTTTTTGAAGACGCCCAACTGCGTCGTCGCCCACGGCGACGCGATCGAACTGCCGCCGGGCCGCGAGAGCGTCGAGTTCGAAGCCGAGTTCGGCATCGTCATTTCCGAGCAGTGTCGCGCAGTGTCGGAGGACGAGGCGATGGAGTACGTCGAGGGCTTCACCTGTGTGAACGACATCTCGAACCGCGACGACCAGGAGCAGGAACGAAACTGGGTCCGCGGGAAGGCCTTCGACGCCTCCTGTCCGATCGGGCCCGTCGTCGCCACCCCCGACGAGGTGCCGGACGATGCAACACTCACTCTGCGGCTCAACGGCGAGACGAAACAGGAGACCACCCGCGAGCACATGATCTTCTCGGTGCCCGAACTGGTGGCGGACGTCAGCGAACTCATCACGCTCGAGCCCGGGGACGTGATCGCCACCGGCACGCCGTTCGGCCCGGACGAACTCGCCCCCGGCGACACCGTCGAAGTCGAGTTCGACGGCGTCGGCACCCTCGAGAACCACGTGATCGCACGATGACGGGCGAACGAGACGTCGCGACGGGCGGCCGCGACACCATCTACGACGAACTCGGCGTCCCGTCCGTGGTGAACGCCACCGGAACCAAAACGCGGATCGGCGGCACGCTGATCAGGGAGGAGGCCCTCGAGGCGATGAACCGCGCGGCCGAGGCTTTCGTCCGCATCTCCGATCTGCAGGCGGCCGCCTCGGAGCGGATCGCGGAGGCGACCGGCGCCGAGGCGGGCTACGTCACGAACGGCGCGAGTTCGGCGCTCACGCTGGCGGCGGCGGCCTGCATCGCAGGCGACGACCTCGGCGCGATGGCGCGACTGCCCGACACGGAGGGCGTACCGGACGAGATCATCGTTCCGCGGACCCACCGCAACGGCTACG
The sequence above is drawn from the Natrononativus amylolyticus genome and encodes:
- a CDS encoding fumarylacetoacetate hydrolase family protein, which codes for MRTVRFEDETGYARRGEWTDDGIVANGNTYDPAEANVLAPSEPTKIICQAGGYMDHREESGFDDRPDRPELFLKTPNCVVAHGDAIELPPGRESVEFEAEFGIVISEQCRAVSEDEAMEYVEGFTCVNDISNRDDQEQERNWVRGKAFDASCPIGPVVATPDEVPDDATLTLRLNGETKQETTREHMIFSVPELVADVSELITLEPGDVIATGTPFGPDELAPGDTVEVEFDGVGTLENHVIAR